In one window of Kitasatospora sp. MMS16-BH015 DNA:
- a CDS encoding ABC transporter substrate-binding protein: MPAVTRVRWAVIGATSVALVATGCSSSGSSSSSSDTSKTFSYQSSEPQNPLQPANANEVGGGRIIQNLFRGLVDYDPANGKLRNQVADKIDTTDSQTFNVTLKSGWTFHDGTPVKAKSFVDAWNWAATVSNNQINSSWFSDIEGYADVHPKSGSPAKTTMSGLTVVDDTHFTIKLVNKVSYFPYKLGYPAFSPLPEGFFKDPAGFGQKPVGNGPYQFVSWEHNTAVTTKAFPNYQGVDKAKNGGIVFKMYTTAEAAYADLQSNNLDVMDQVPPSALANYKNDLGDRAIDSPQGAIQNIGFTLYQPDWAGANMAKVRQGLSMAIDRDTITKTVLQSSRKPATAWVAEGVEGYKAGTCGDFCTFNATKAKQLVTEGGGVPGNSLKITYNADGGHKEWVDAVCNSIRQSTGVNCVGDPKTDFKTARAAITGHTIDGAFRTGWVQDYPLNANFLHDVYVTGAASNDFGYSSAAFDAAAKKADEAASVEASETGYQEAEAQLAQDFPAIPLWYYRTNSGYSTKVQNVKFDSFGNPAWTNVQVKG; encoded by the coding sequence ATGCCCGCAGTCACCCGCGTTCGCTGGGCCGTGATCGGTGCGACTTCCGTGGCCCTGGTGGCCACGGGTTGCAGCAGTAGCGGCAGCAGCAGCTCGTCCTCCGACACGAGCAAGACCTTCAGTTACCAGAGCAGCGAGCCGCAGAACCCGCTGCAGCCGGCGAACGCGAACGAGGTCGGCGGCGGTCGCATCATCCAGAACCTCTTCCGCGGGCTGGTCGACTACGACCCGGCCAACGGGAAGCTGCGCAACCAGGTGGCCGACAAGATCGACACCACCGACTCGCAGACCTTCAACGTCACGCTGAAGTCGGGCTGGACCTTCCACGACGGCACGCCGGTCAAGGCGAAGAGCTTCGTTGACGCCTGGAACTGGGCCGCGACGGTCAGCAACAACCAGATCAACAGCTCCTGGTTCTCCGACATCGAGGGCTACGCCGACGTCCACCCCAAGAGCGGGTCGCCCGCCAAGACCACCATGTCGGGCCTGACGGTGGTGGACGACACCCACTTCACCATCAAGCTGGTCAACAAGGTCTCGTACTTCCCGTACAAGCTCGGCTACCCGGCCTTCTCGCCGCTGCCCGAGGGCTTCTTCAAGGACCCGGCGGGCTTCGGCCAGAAGCCGGTCGGCAACGGGCCGTACCAGTTCGTCAGCTGGGAGCACAACACCGCCGTCACCACCAAGGCCTTCCCGAACTACCAGGGCGTGGACAAGGCGAAGAACGGCGGCATCGTCTTCAAGATGTACACCACCGCCGAGGCGGCCTACGCGGACCTGCAGTCCAACAACCTCGACGTGATGGACCAGGTGCCGCCCTCCGCGCTGGCGAACTACAAGAACGACCTGGGCGACCGGGCGATCGACTCCCCGCAGGGCGCCATCCAGAACATCGGCTTCACGCTCTACCAGCCGGACTGGGCCGGGGCGAACATGGCCAAGGTCCGGCAGGGCCTGTCGATGGCGATCGACCGCGACACCATCACCAAGACGGTGCTGCAGAGCTCCCGCAAGCCCGCCACCGCCTGGGTCGCCGAGGGGGTCGAGGGCTACAAGGCCGGCACCTGCGGTGACTTCTGCACCTTCAACGCGACCAAGGCCAAGCAGCTGGTCACCGAGGGCGGCGGCGTCCCCGGCAACTCGCTGAAGATCACCTACAACGCGGACGGCGGCCACAAGGAGTGGGTGGACGCGGTCTGCAACTCCATCCGGCAGTCCACCGGGGTCAACTGCGTCGGTGACCCGAAGACGGACTTCAAGACCGCCCGCGCGGCGATCACCGGGCACACCATCGACGGTGCCTTCCGCACCGGCTGGGTCCAGGACTACCCGCTGAACGCCAACTTCCTCCACGACGTCTACGTCACCGGCGCCGCCTCCAACGACTTCGGCTACAGCAGCGCGGCCTTCGACGCCGCCGCGAAGAAGGCCGACGAGGCCGCCAGTGTCGAGGCCTCGGAGACCGGCTACCAGGAGGCCGAGGCCCAGCTCGCGCAGGACTTCCCGGCCATCCCGCTCTGGTACTACCGGACCAACTCGGGCTACTCGACCAAGGTCCAGAACGTGAAGTTCGACTCCTTCGGCAACCCCGCTTGGACCAACGTCCAGGTCAAGGGCTGA